Proteins encoded together in one Hevea brasiliensis isolate MT/VB/25A 57/8 chromosome 16, ASM3005281v1, whole genome shotgun sequence window:
- the LOC110634453 gene encoding ethylene-responsive transcription factor RAP2-4, which translates to MAAMTDLHSSRHPQSAPFGGELMEALEPFMKSASSSTTPSPPPSPSSYPPFSSSLPPLPSTSYNYLSFSSSSSSSSSASQQQAFLYPDSCSTLTTLPFSTGFSIQDFTGLQHSIGLNQLTPTQIHQIQTQVHLQNQNSFPFQNNQNQNQHTLNFLGPKSIPMKQVGSRKPTKLYRGVRQRHWGKWVAEIRLPKNRTRLWLGTFDTAEEAALAYDKAAYRLRGDFARLNFPTLRHQGSHIEGKFGEYKPLHSSVDAKLQAICQSLAESQKQGGKAEKQSPNKKKAQVGTTPVIAAAKEDESRQEVTLVKCSKVETPSSVLTQSEGSGGSSPLSDLTFLDLEEAPLDVDSGNFNLQKCPSYEIDWASLLS; encoded by the coding sequence ATGGCAGCTATGACGGATTTACACAGTAGCAGACATCCTCAGTCAGCCCCCTTTGGGGGTGAGCTAATGGAAGCACTTGAGCCTTTTATGAAAAGTGCTTCCTCTTCAACTACGCCTTCTCctcctccttctccttcttcttacCCTCCTTTTTCCTCTTCTTTACCCCCTCTTCCCTCTACTTCTTACAATTACctatccttttcttcttcttcttcttcttcttcttctgcctCTCAACAGCAGGCCTTTTTGTACCCTGATAGTTGCTCCACGTTGACTACCCTTCCATTTTCGACAGGGTTCTCGATCCAAGACTTCACTGGTCTTCAGCATTCAATTGGGCTCAATCAGCTTACCCCCACCCAGATTCATCAGATCCAGACTCAGGTTCACCTACAGAACCAAAATAGTTTCCCTTTTCAGAATAACCAGAATCAGAATCAACATACCCTCAATTTTTTAGGTCCCAAATCCATCCCCATGAAGCAAGTAGGCTCACGAAAACCCACCAAACTCTACAGAGGAGTAAGGCAGCGACATTGGGGTAAATGGGTGGCCGAGATTAGACTTCCCAAGAACCGTACCCGACTCTGGCTCGGTACTTTCGACACAGCCGAGGAGGCGGCCTTAGCTTATGACAAGGCAGCTTACAGGCTCCGAGGTGACTTCGCGAGGCTTAACTTCCCCACCTTACGCCACCAAGGGTCCCACATCGAAGGCAAGTTTGGCGAATACAAGCCTCTCCATTCCTCAGTTGATGCGAAGCTGCAAGCTATCTGTCAAAGCTTAGCGGAATCGCAGAAACAAGGAGGAAAAGCTGAGAAGCAATCTCCGAACAAGAAGAAAGCCCAGGTGGGGACCACTCCGGTGATAGCAGCGGCTAAGGAAGACGAGTCACGGCAGGAAGTTACTCTGGTTAAGTGTAGCAAGGTTGAGACACCTTCCTCCGTGTTGACACAGAGCGAAGGGTCAGGCGGATCTTCTCCTTTGTCAGATCTCACGTTTCTGGATTTGGAAGAGGCACCGTTGGATGTTGATTCTGGAAATTTCAATTTGCAGAAGTGCCCATCTTATGAAATTGATTGGGCTTCTCTTCTATCCTAG